The Primulina tabacum isolate GXHZ01 chromosome 7, ASM2559414v2, whole genome shotgun sequence genome includes a window with the following:
- the LOC142550825 gene encoding uncharacterized protein LOC142550825, with translation MIGLIEKLVGLDVVIPAEFSTDIILLSLPPSFDGFVVNFNMNKLEATLEELVNMLTTYEATIKKEKHVLLVGSSSGMKKGAQNKGKKRSAPPKKNKPNKKPYKKPTSGPSKPDKSEHVCFHCNKPGHWRRNCTEYLAQKRSGHGDGKKQET, from the exons atgattgggctcattGAGAAATTGGTAGGACTCGACGTGGTTATTCCTGCTGAGTTCTCGACTGATATTATCTTGCTGTCACTTCCCCCCTCGTTCGATGGATTTGTGGTTAATTTTAACATGAACAAGCTTGAGGCcacccttgaagagttggtcaataTGCTTACCACTTATGAGGCCACAATCAAGAAAGAAAAGCATGTTCTTCTAGTGGGCTCATCGTCCGGTATGAAAAAGGGAGCCCAAAATAAAGGCAAGAAACGTTCTGCCCCACCAAAGAAGAATAAGCCCAACAAAAAGCCATACAAGAAACCCACTTCGGGGCCCTCAAAGCCCGACAAGTCAGAGCATGTCTGTTTCCACTGCaacaagcctggacattggaggcgtaactgcacggagtatcttgcccagaagcgtTCTGGCCATG gtgatggcaaGAAGCAGGAGACTTAG